The following proteins come from a genomic window of Micromonospora zamorensis:
- a CDS encoding oxygenase MpaB family protein, producing the protein MENLSRRSVLTLGAALGLVTVTDVPKAWAWSSANSIAGTNTVTDPWDVWDDDTDPLVASLLDNGQIPAVNNAFKTFIKNGDPVPSGLPPALATYIGQVNKLPSWADQAKLDRAAQFNKRMSMYLFLLYGLGSGIMSTVIPREARNVYWSEGGADMKSRAAKTFTYGYDLNTPDAFKATGNFITTSTKTRLTHAAVRHLLPQSAAWRGVTDHPIPISNGDILITFHSLGTYVHSKLVEWRRYGLRVSAAEEEAYLHMWQVALHLLGVRDEFIPATWAAAHEQSQYALTPILAPTREGIDLADTLLNLTSSIDLGITKGFQREFARYVLSDRIGNWLRLPRDLISRGVIEAGWPTYIMFREGLSPVMPGTFSMFDHFVRGLAMLFLNNGTSSSHTPITIPTMNRPGS; encoded by the coding sequence ATGGAGAATCTCAGCAGACGAAGTGTCCTGACCCTCGGTGCCGCGCTGGGTCTGGTGACTGTGACCGACGTGCCGAAGGCATGGGCGTGGTCGTCCGCCAACTCGATCGCCGGAACCAACACGGTCACCGACCCGTGGGACGTCTGGGACGACGACACCGACCCGCTCGTCGCCTCCCTCCTCGACAACGGCCAGATTCCGGCCGTCAACAACGCGTTCAAGACGTTCATCAAGAACGGCGACCCGGTGCCCAGCGGCCTGCCCCCCGCGCTCGCCACCTACATCGGGCAGGTCAACAAGCTGCCGTCGTGGGCCGACCAGGCCAAGCTGGACCGTGCCGCCCAGTTCAACAAGCGCATGAGCATGTACCTGTTCCTGCTCTACGGGCTGGGCAGCGGCATCATGAGCACGGTGATCCCGCGGGAGGCCCGCAACGTTTACTGGTCCGAGGGCGGCGCCGACATGAAGTCGCGCGCGGCCAAGACTTTCACGTACGGCTACGACCTGAACACGCCCGACGCCTTCAAGGCGACGGGCAACTTCATCACCACCTCCACCAAGACCCGCCTGACGCACGCCGCGGTGCGGCACCTGCTGCCGCAGTCAGCAGCGTGGCGGGGGGTCACGGACCACCCGATTCCGATCAGCAACGGCGACATCCTGATCACCTTCCACAGCCTGGGCACCTACGTGCACAGCAAGCTGGTGGAGTGGCGTCGCTACGGCCTCCGGGTGTCGGCCGCCGAAGAAGAGGCCTACCTGCACATGTGGCAGGTAGCGCTGCACCTGCTCGGTGTACGGGACGAATTCATCCCCGCCACCTGGGCTGCCGCCCACGAGCAGTCGCAGTACGCACTGACGCCGATCCTGGCGCCGACGCGGGAGGGCATCGACCTGGCCGACACCCTGCTGAACCTGACCTCATCGATCGACCTGGGCATCACCAAGGGATTCCAACGCGAGTTCGCGCGCTATGTGCTCAGCGACCGGATCGGCAACTGGCTGAGGTTGCCGCGTGACCTCATCTCGCGCGGCGTGATCGAGGCCGGTTGGCCGACGTACATCATGTTCCGTGAAGGGCTGTCGCCGGTCATGCCGGGCACCTTCTCGATGTTCGACCACTTCGTGCGCGGCCTGGCGATGCTCTTCCTCAACAACGGCACCTCGTCGTCCCACACCCCCATCACCATTCCGACGATGAACCGGCCCGGCAGCTGA
- a CDS encoding SDR family NAD(P)-dependent oxidoreductase: MTTVKGQLQGKVAWVTGAGQGVGAAIAEGLAEAGASVILQSRRRDALLAVRDKIVANGGTADIVAGDVTDESIADAVVTLARQRWGRLDVLVNNAGISPALHRSEHLSVADWQLVIDTNLSGVFICARAAGAVMIEQGAGSIINMSSVHGQVGLPRLAAYSASKGGVEQLTRTLALEWAPAGVRVNAVAPGYLETPMTEGLRSHEQWSKRLRERIPMGRFGQPREVVGAVAFLASDAASYVTGSVLHVDGGWTAQ; the protein is encoded by the coding sequence ATGACCACGGTCAAGGGACAACTTCAGGGCAAGGTCGCCTGGGTGACGGGCGCCGGCCAGGGTGTCGGAGCGGCGATCGCCGAAGGGCTGGCCGAGGCCGGCGCGTCAGTGATCCTCCAGTCGCGCCGGAGGGACGCGTTGCTGGCGGTGCGGGACAAGATCGTCGCCAATGGTGGCACGGCGGACATCGTGGCCGGCGACGTCACCGACGAGTCCATCGCTGATGCCGTCGTGACGTTGGCCCGGCAGCGATGGGGTCGTCTCGACGTCCTGGTGAACAACGCCGGGATCAGTCCGGCGCTGCACCGCAGCGAGCACCTGAGCGTCGCGGACTGGCAGCTGGTGATCGACACCAACCTGTCCGGGGTGTTCATCTGCGCCCGCGCCGCCGGCGCGGTCATGATCGAGCAAGGCGCGGGCAGCATCATCAACATGTCCTCGGTGCACGGTCAGGTCGGCCTTCCGAGACTTGCCGCCTACAGCGCCAGCAAGGGCGGAGTCGAGCAACTCACCCGGACGCTGGCGCTGGAGTGGGCGCCCGCCGGTGTCCGCGTGAACGCCGTGGCGCCCGGTTACCTGGAGACGCCGATGACGGAGGGGCTACGCAGCCACGAGCAGTGGTCGAAGCGGCTGCGCGAGCGCATTCCGATGGGTCGGTTCGGCCAGCCGCGTGAGGTTGTCGGCGCTGTCGCGTTCCTGGCCTCGGACGCTGCCAGCTATGTCACAGGCAGCGTCCTGCACGTCGATGGTGGGTGGACCGCCCAGTGA
- a CDS encoding MFS transporter — MPVPTATGPATFSPAGPGDPRLGRRAWTSLVLLGFVGQLAWAVENMYLNVFVHDTITDDPTAIATMVAASALAATAATVLIGAISDRSGRRRAFIAGGYLAWGVATAAFGLLTVDGVAALAPAADAVLLALLAVIALDCLMSFLGSGANDAAFQAWVTDVTRPANRGRVESVLAAMPLLAMLAVFGGFDGLTRAGQWRTFFLIVGGIIAAVGVLAWFLVRDEPVPVRRGERLLGSMLHGLRPAAVRANPRLYLALAAWSIWGVSTQVFLPYLIIYLQRYLDIGGYALVLGVVLLGASLVSVVVGRFIDRMGRVSFLLAAVAVYAAGLFSMYLARGTGQVIAAGLLMMSGFMLVLAPIGALVRDFSPPERAGHVQGLRMIFAILVPMVVGPYLGAAVINGTGETYTDLGVVKQVPTPGIFLAALAVLALIVVPVLTLRRRYDSATRG; from the coding sequence GTGCCCGTACCCACCGCCACCGGTCCCGCGACGTTCTCCCCCGCCGGCCCCGGTGACCCGCGGCTCGGCAGACGCGCCTGGACCTCGCTGGTGCTGCTCGGCTTCGTCGGCCAACTGGCCTGGGCGGTCGAGAACATGTACCTCAACGTGTTCGTCCACGACACGATCACCGATGATCCGACCGCCATCGCCACCATGGTCGCGGCGAGTGCGCTGGCCGCGACGGCGGCCACCGTGCTGATCGGAGCGATTTCCGACCGGTCCGGCCGTCGCCGGGCCTTCATCGCGGGCGGCTACCTCGCGTGGGGTGTCGCCACCGCGGCATTCGGCCTGCTCACCGTGGACGGTGTTGCCGCACTGGCACCAGCGGCCGACGCGGTGCTACTGGCACTGCTCGCCGTGATCGCGTTGGACTGCCTGATGTCATTCCTCGGCTCGGGTGCCAACGACGCCGCGTTCCAGGCCTGGGTGACGGACGTGACCCGACCGGCGAACCGAGGCCGGGTGGAGTCGGTGCTGGCCGCGATGCCGCTACTGGCCATGCTCGCCGTCTTCGGCGGGTTCGACGGTCTCACCCGCGCCGGCCAGTGGCGGACGTTCTTCCTGATCGTCGGTGGGATCATCGCCGCGGTCGGGGTGCTGGCCTGGTTCCTGGTCCGCGACGAGCCCGTGCCCGTCCGTCGGGGCGAGCGCCTGCTCGGCTCGATGTTGCACGGGCTGCGCCCGGCTGCCGTACGCGCCAACCCCCGGCTCTACCTAGCGCTGGCCGCATGGTCGATCTGGGGTGTCTCGACCCAGGTCTTCCTGCCATATCTGATCATCTACCTGCAGCGCTACCTGGACATCGGGGGCTACGCCCTCGTGCTCGGCGTCGTGCTGCTCGGCGCCTCCCTCGTCAGCGTGGTCGTGGGCCGGTTCATCGACCGGATGGGCCGGGTCAGTTTCCTGCTGGCCGCCGTCGCCGTGTACGCGGCCGGTCTGTTCTCGATGTACCTGGCCCGGGGCACCGGCCAGGTGATCGCCGCCGGACTGCTGATGATGTCCGGCTTCATGCTGGTGCTGGCCCCGATCGGGGCGCTGGTACGCGACTTCTCCCCGCCGGAGCGCGCCGGCCACGTACAGGGCCTGCGCATGATCTTCGCGATCCTGGTGCCGATGGTCGTCGGGCCCTACCTCGGCGCGGCGGTCATCAACGGCACCGGTGAGACCTACACCGACCTCGGCGTGGTCAAACAGGTGCCGACGCCGGGCATCTTCCTGGCGGCGCTGGCAGTGCTCGCCCTCATCGTCGTGCCGGTGCTGACGTTGCGCCGCCGGTACGACTCGGCGACGCGCGGATGA
- a CDS encoding DUF4334 domain-containing protein, whose protein sequence is MNASLALARFSELRRAGGRVSAAELDEIWAELDTVRPEEILGEWKGSAFDTGHPLNGQLDNVRWYGKAFVTLTDVKPLICRNDEGELYSNTVLGKGEASLWAVEFRGESTATMVYDGQPVFDHFKRADENTLMGIMNGKYVPADGPFFYFVLERVA, encoded by the coding sequence ATGAACGCGAGCCTGGCCCTAGCCCGCTTCTCCGAGCTGCGCCGAGCGGGTGGCCGGGTCTCCGCAGCCGAGCTCGACGAGATCTGGGCCGAATTGGACACGGTTCGCCCCGAAGAGATCCTCGGCGAGTGGAAGGGCAGCGCGTTCGACACGGGGCACCCCCTCAACGGGCAGCTGGACAACGTGCGGTGGTATGGCAAGGCCTTCGTCACCCTCACCGACGTCAAGCCGCTGATCTGCCGGAACGACGAGGGCGAGCTGTACTCCAACACCGTGCTCGGCAAGGGCGAGGCCAGCCTGTGGGCAGTCGAGTTCCGCGGCGAGTCGACCGCGACGATGGTCTACGACGGGCAGCCGGTCTTCGATCACTTCAAGCGAGCCGACGAGAACACGCTCATGGGAATCATGAACGGCAAGTACGTCCCCGCCGACGGTCCCTTCTTCTACTTCGTACTCGAGCGCGTGGCCTGA
- a CDS encoding oxygenase MpaB family protein codes for MADGGRHRWLRRIEELDPVRDHHEIYRISIGFEFPFDYQRALELALLRTYCVPSISALLDATGEFRLRAQQRYDDTALLMAEMAEHGYDSPRGRQALRVINRAHQRYAISNDDMRYVLSTFVYEPIDWLDRFGWRRPHEHERLAAFHYYRAVGARMGIRDVPDDFDAFWDFKREYERTTFRYAPTNQRIGAYTLDLFGSWYPAPLRRAARLGVLALLPAELRDAFAFPAAPRWLSVAVTGGLRTRAAVVRLLPPRTTSRLTQAPRNRTYPGYPHGYQPADLGSPPPPPDLDPTWLASPEPPPAAGPEPLGDR; via the coding sequence ATGGCTGATGGCGGTCGGCACCGCTGGTTGCGTCGTATCGAGGAACTCGATCCGGTTCGCGACCACCACGAGATATACCGGATCTCGATCGGTTTCGAGTTTCCCTTCGACTACCAGCGGGCCCTGGAGCTCGCGCTGCTGCGGACGTACTGCGTGCCCAGCATCTCCGCGCTGCTCGACGCGACAGGCGAGTTCCGGCTGCGGGCGCAGCAGCGGTACGACGACACCGCGTTGCTGATGGCCGAGATGGCGGAGCACGGCTATGACTCGCCGCGCGGCCGGCAGGCGCTGAGGGTCATCAACCGGGCGCACCAGCGGTACGCGATCTCCAACGACGACATGCGCTATGTGTTGTCCACCTTCGTGTACGAGCCGATCGACTGGCTGGACCGGTTCGGCTGGCGTCGGCCCCACGAGCACGAGCGGCTGGCCGCGTTCCACTACTACCGGGCCGTCGGTGCGCGAATGGGTATCCGCGACGTGCCGGACGACTTCGACGCGTTCTGGGATTTCAAGCGCGAGTATGAGCGCACCACCTTCCGCTACGCCCCGACCAACCAGCGGATCGGCGCCTACACCCTGGACCTGTTCGGCTCGTGGTACCCGGCGCCCTTGCGTCGTGCGGCGCGGCTCGGCGTACTCGCGTTGCTGCCCGCCGAGCTACGTGACGCGTTCGCGTTCCCGGCCGCGCCGCGCTGGCTGTCCGTGGCGGTCACGGGTGGGTTGCGGACCCGGGCCGCGGTGGTGCGGCTGCTGCCGCCGCGTACCACGAGCAGGTTGACCCAGGCGCCGCGCAACCGCACCTACCCCGGCTACCCCCACGGGTACCAGCCCGCCGATCTGGGCTCGCCGCCACCGCCACCCGACCTCGACCCGACGTGGCTGGCCAGCCCGGAACCGCCGCCGGCCGCCGGGCCGGAGCCGTTGGGTGATCGCTGA
- a CDS encoding molybdopterin cofactor-binding domain-containing protein yields MRRLLGLNDIMTAAALPTSGLISVEVSQDGTVSFALPRTWIGQSLTSSTVMLIAEELSVPRRRVHVTLADIRPDGAFNQVTSETNTIISTCTPIRVAAAVARRRLLEAASATLGSPVADLWLNDGVITDGSGRSLDIGTLATRAASTSTIAMAVDLTSQGRSTGPGASRVG; encoded by the coding sequence GTGAGGCGGCTGCTCGGCCTCAACGACATCATGACCGCGGCCGCGCTGCCGACATCAGGACTGATCTCCGTCGAGGTCAGCCAGGACGGGACCGTGTCGTTCGCGTTGCCCCGCACCTGGATCGGCCAGAGCCTCACCAGCTCGACCGTCATGCTGATCGCCGAGGAACTGTCCGTGCCACGGAGGCGGGTCCACGTCACGCTGGCCGACATCCGGCCGGACGGGGCGTTCAACCAGGTGACCAGCGAAACGAACACGATCATCTCGACCTGCACCCCAATCCGGGTCGCCGCGGCCGTAGCCCGTCGGCGGCTGCTGGAGGCCGCGTCGGCCACACTCGGCTCGCCCGTCGCCGACCTGTGGCTGAACGACGGCGTCATCACCGACGGCTCCGGCCGCAGCCTCGACATCGGCACCCTCGCCACGAGGGCCGCCAGCACGAGCACGATCGCCATGGCGGTGGACCTCACCTCGCAGGGCAGGTCCACCGGGCCAGGAGCTTCTCGCGTTGGATGA
- a CDS encoding AMP-dependent synthetase/ligase — MDPADTLADRCAKTAANLTVPALLHRNATEFANLPALTTLDRDDTRTWAELRDEVAELSGGLAEIGLEPGGQMLIMMSSRPEHWLVDLAAVHLGAVPSTIYPTLSTDQMRHLALHSRAQVLVLEGAAELDRWRSVLPDLPNLRRVVLVDEPGLGDTTSDAVPLSHVRSVGQAAHQADPAAFDRRWRAIRPEQPVTLLYTSGTTGDPKGVVLSHHNVIYQAVALEANVSVPDHSPSVAYLPLAHIAERFLGIYNPIYRAGHVTICPDPTQLIKALRTVGPPSFFGVPRIWEKMAAGVQAHLATAEPAVQAAFSAASAVALQAYELRAAGQAVPDELAARLAQAEATVLRPLQSTLGLQNMLWAGSGAAPIPVDVLRFLAGLGVDVLEVWGMTETTGTATINLPEGFRTGTVGRPHLGMQVRLADDGEVLVRGPLVCSGYLRGDGSVEPIVDADGWLATGDVGTIDDDGYLTITDRKKELIITSSGKNISPAHIEGLLRAHPLIGQAVAIGDRRPYVTALIVLDDEVAPQWARSRGISDAQLPGLASDPLLLAEIQAAVDAANARLARPEQVKTFEVLPSSWTPASGELTPTLKLRRRVIVDRYGESIDALYRATDPAVESVTG; from the coding sequence ATGGATCCTGCCGACACCCTTGCCGACCGATGCGCCAAGACGGCCGCAAACCTCACCGTCCCCGCCCTCCTGCACCGCAACGCCACCGAGTTCGCCAACCTGCCGGCGCTGACAACGCTCGACCGCGACGACACCCGCACGTGGGCCGAGCTGCGCGATGAGGTCGCTGAGCTGTCCGGTGGCCTGGCCGAGATCGGTCTGGAGCCGGGCGGCCAGATGCTGATCATGATGTCGAGCAGGCCGGAGCACTGGCTGGTCGACCTCGCCGCCGTCCACCTGGGCGCGGTGCCCTCCACGATCTATCCGACGCTGAGCACCGACCAGATGCGACACCTGGCGCTACACAGCAGGGCCCAGGTGCTCGTGCTGGAAGGTGCCGCCGAGCTGGACCGCTGGCGTTCGGTCCTACCGGACCTGCCCAACCTGCGCCGGGTCGTGCTGGTCGACGAGCCCGGACTGGGCGACACGACCTCGGACGCCGTGCCGCTGTCACACGTACGCTCCGTCGGCCAGGCCGCGCACCAGGCCGACCCGGCCGCCTTCGATCGGCGCTGGCGCGCGATCCGACCCGAGCAGCCGGTGACGTTGCTGTACACGTCGGGGACGACAGGTGACCCGAAGGGCGTCGTACTCAGCCACCACAACGTGATCTATCAGGCCGTGGCCCTGGAGGCCAACGTATCGGTCCCCGACCACTCCCCGTCGGTGGCCTACCTGCCGCTGGCCCACATCGCAGAGCGGTTCCTCGGAATCTACAACCCCATCTACCGCGCCGGTCACGTGACCATCTGCCCCGACCCCACCCAGCTCATCAAGGCCCTGCGCACCGTCGGTCCGCCATCGTTCTTCGGCGTTCCGCGAATCTGGGAGAAGATGGCCGCCGGTGTCCAGGCCCATCTGGCCACCGCGGAGCCGGCGGTGCAGGCCGCCTTCAGCGCCGCGAGCGCCGTCGCCCTTCAGGCGTACGAGCTGCGCGCGGCGGGCCAGGCCGTGCCCGACGAGTTGGCTGCCCGGTTGGCGCAGGCTGAAGCCACCGTCCTGCGACCGTTGCAGTCCACACTGGGCCTGCAGAACATGCTCTGGGCCGGCAGTGGTGCCGCCCCGATTCCGGTCGACGTCCTGCGGTTCCTGGCCGGGCTCGGCGTCGACGTGCTGGAGGTGTGGGGCATGACCGAGACCACCGGCACCGCCACCATCAACCTCCCGGAGGGTTTCCGCACCGGTACCGTCGGCCGGCCCCACCTCGGCATGCAGGTGCGCCTTGCCGACGACGGTGAGGTGCTCGTACGCGGGCCGCTGGTCTGCTCCGGGTACCTGCGCGGCGACGGCAGCGTCGAGCCGATCGTCGACGCGGACGGCTGGCTGGCCACCGGCGACGTCGGCACGATCGACGACGACGGCTACCTCACCATCACCGACCGCAAGAAGGAACTCATCATCACCTCGAGCGGCAAGAACATCTCGCCTGCGCACATCGAGGGGCTGCTTCGGGCACATCCGCTCATCGGTCAGGCGGTCGCGATCGGCGATCGGCGGCCGTACGTCACGGCGTTGATCGTGCTGGATGACGAGGTCGCGCCCCAGTGGGCGCGGTCGCGTGGCATCAGCGACGCGCAGCTGCCCGGCCTGGCCTCGGACCCGCTGCTGCTCGCCGAGATCCAGGCCGCCGTCGACGCCGCCAACGCCCGGCTCGCCCGACCCGAGCAGGTCAAGACCTTCGAGGTGTTGCCGTCGAGCTGGACGCCGGCATCGGGGGAGCTGACCCCGACCCTGAAGCTGCGCCGCCGTGTCATCGTCGACCGGTACGGCGAGAGCATCGACGCCCTCTACCGGGCGACGGACCCGGCTGTCGAGTCCGTCACCGGATAG
- a CDS encoding NAD(P)-dependent alcohol dehydrogenase, whose translation MRIRAAVTDTQSGPFVVQAVDLEAPRPHEVLVRIAAAGVCHTDLSMQAIWPPRLTPMVFGHEGAGVVEAVGAEVTTLAPGDRVCLTFSSCGACEQCVAGHPAYCRRQEALNTSGGRGDGTTPLSCDGTPVHGGFFGQSSFATFALAHERNAIRVPADLPAVVAAPLGCGAQTGAGTVLNRLRPEPGSSLVVIGAGGVGLTALMAAIVRGCDPVIVIEPVASRRALATELGAKAALDPTAAGLVGTVHDLTSGGAHHIVDTTSRPEMLQRAVAILRPRGDLALVGVGTTVAFNVMSLLAKGIRVHGVLEGDANPARFIPELVDLHQRGLFPLDRLIVTFPFENIGAAVDGMRDGSAIKPVLTFD comes from the coding sequence ATGCGAATCCGAGCTGCCGTCACCGACACCCAGAGCGGACCGTTCGTCGTCCAGGCCGTGGATCTCGAGGCTCCACGGCCGCACGAGGTGCTGGTCAGAATCGCCGCCGCCGGTGTGTGCCACACCGACCTCAGCATGCAGGCGATCTGGCCCCCGCGGCTGACTCCCATGGTCTTCGGCCACGAGGGGGCCGGCGTGGTCGAGGCAGTCGGCGCGGAGGTGACCACTCTCGCGCCGGGCGACCGCGTCTGCCTGACCTTCAGCAGTTGCGGTGCGTGTGAGCAGTGCGTGGCTGGCCACCCGGCCTACTGCCGCCGCCAGGAGGCCCTGAACACCTCCGGCGGCCGGGGCGACGGCACCACCCCACTGTCCTGCGACGGCACCCCCGTACACGGCGGGTTCTTCGGCCAGTCGAGCTTCGCCACGTTCGCGCTCGCCCACGAGCGCAACGCCATCCGGGTCCCCGCCGACCTGCCGGCCGTCGTTGCCGCGCCGCTGGGATGCGGTGCGCAGACGGGGGCGGGTACGGTGCTCAACCGCCTGCGCCCCGAGCCGGGAAGCTCCCTGGTCGTCATCGGCGCCGGCGGGGTCGGACTCACCGCGCTCATGGCCGCGATCGTTCGCGGCTGCGACCCTGTCATCGTCATCGAGCCGGTCGCCTCGCGACGCGCCCTGGCCACTGAGCTCGGCGCCAAGGCAGCCCTGGACCCGACGGCGGCCGGCCTCGTCGGCACCGTGCATGACCTCACCAGCGGCGGCGCACACCACATCGTGGACACCACCAGCCGGCCGGAGATGCTTCAGCGGGCCGTCGCCATCCTGCGTCCCCGGGGCGACCTCGCCCTCGTCGGTGTCGGCACCACAGTCGCCTTCAACGTCATGAGCCTGCTCGCCAAGGGAATCCGGGTCCACGGCGTGCTCGAGGGCGACGCGAACCCGGCGCGCTTCATCCCCGAACTGGTCGATCTCCACCAGCGTGGCCTCTTTCCGCTGGACCGGCTCATCGTCACCTTTCCCTTCGAGAACATCGGTGCCGCCGTGGACGGCATGCGCGACGGCTCCGCGATCAAGCCCGTCCTCACCTTCGACTGA
- a CDS encoding oxygenase MpaB family protein, with product MDPLSRRKMLKAGGALGALGALGVAAPAQAQSLWTWSPSGSVAGAGAGVDPRWVWDEEADPLVASLLDRGDVPMVNQLLRGWTKNGQPLPAGLPADVHQFIERARVLPSWVDHGKLATAVQFNEKRGLYLGVLYGLASGMMSTVIPKEARAVYYSKGGADMKDRISKTAKLGYDIGTANAYQPDGSMIVTAVKTRLAHAGVRHLLPQSREWTDVAPEDIPISQRDLMVTWHSLPTTVMRKLNAWHVPIPARDSAAFLHLWQVAAHMLGIKDEYIPSSWSEANAQADQILDPVLAPTPEGIALADILLSLGKEIDAGLLSKPILGSFTRFMLGNQIANWLQIPRDLLWDSLLRSFWGPFIAVREALLPLPLAPECYWLFDEFLRKLALLFLSEGQSINIEIPVGNRDF from the coding sequence ATGGATCCACTCAGCAGACGCAAGATGTTGAAGGCCGGTGGGGCGTTGGGTGCGCTCGGCGCATTGGGTGTCGCCGCGCCGGCGCAGGCCCAGTCGCTGTGGACCTGGTCCCCCTCGGGCTCAGTGGCGGGCGCCGGAGCGGGCGTCGACCCGCGGTGGGTGTGGGATGAGGAAGCCGACCCACTGGTCGCCTCGCTGCTCGACCGCGGCGACGTGCCCATGGTCAACCAACTGCTACGGGGCTGGACCAAGAACGGTCAGCCACTGCCAGCCGGGCTTCCGGCGGATGTGCACCAGTTCATCGAGCGCGCCCGCGTGCTGCCGTCGTGGGTCGACCACGGGAAGCTGGCCACCGCCGTGCAGTTCAACGAGAAGCGGGGGCTCTACCTCGGCGTGCTCTACGGCCTGGCCAGCGGCATGATGAGCACCGTCATTCCGAAGGAGGCCCGCGCCGTCTACTACTCCAAGGGCGGCGCGGACATGAAGGACCGCATCTCCAAGACCGCCAAACTCGGATACGACATCGGGACGGCCAACGCCTACCAACCCGACGGCTCGATGATCGTGACGGCCGTCAAGACCCGGCTGGCGCACGCCGGCGTGCGGCACCTCCTGCCGCAGTCGCGGGAGTGGACCGACGTGGCCCCCGAGGACATCCCGATCAGTCAGCGGGACCTGATGGTCACCTGGCACAGCCTGCCGACCACGGTCATGCGGAAGCTGAACGCCTGGCACGTCCCGATCCCCGCCCGCGATTCGGCGGCCTTCCTCCACCTGTGGCAGGTGGCCGCCCACATGCTGGGCATCAAGGACGAGTACATCCCCTCGTCGTGGAGTGAGGCCAACGCGCAGGCCGACCAGATCCTCGACCCGGTGCTGGCACCGACGCCCGAGGGCATCGCGCTGGCGGACATCCTGCTCAGCCTCGGCAAGGAGATCGACGCCGGCCTACTGAGCAAGCCCATCCTCGGCTCGTTCACGCGGTTCATGCTCGGTAACCAGATCGCCAACTGGCTCCAGATTCCCCGGGACCTGCTCTGGGACTCGCTGTTGCGGTCGTTCTGGGGGCCGTTCATCGCCGTCCGGGAGGCCCTGCTCCCACTCCCCCTCGCGCCGGAGTGCTACTGGCTCTTCGACGAGTTCCTGCGCAAGCTGGCCCTACTCTTCCTGTCCGAGGGTCAGTCGATCAACATCGAGATCCCGGTCGGCAATCGCGACTTCTGA
- a CDS encoding acyl-CoA dehydrogenase family protein produces MQDLTDRVRKFIDHQVIPVEREIETDPEVRAGLRAAARAAGVFAPSAPRGYGGLGLSMLEQADVLEESGRSLLGPLVMNCAAPDEGNMTLLEHVATPAQRERYLRPLATGDVRSAFAMTEPAPGAGSDPAALTTTAVRDGGDWLIDGGKWLITGADGASFFIVMARTGADAATMFLVDAGSPGLSVGRHIPTIDAGFTGGHCEVVFERCRVPSSAVLGEVDRGFANAQVRLGPARLTHCMRWLGVARRAHEIMLGYVVERELFGHRLADLGLAQHLIADNEIDIAASRALIRTTAATLDKHGRANNETSIAKTFVSEAVGRIVDRSVQLCGGQGVSHDLPLARFLAEVRPFRIYDGPSEVHRWAVARRAVRRYEAARRGGQGSAEFVTRDPQGGIRA; encoded by the coding sequence GTGCAGGACCTGACGGATCGGGTGAGGAAGTTCATCGATCACCAGGTGATCCCCGTCGAACGCGAGATCGAGACCGACCCCGAGGTCCGCGCAGGACTTCGCGCGGCCGCCCGCGCCGCCGGCGTCTTCGCCCCGTCGGCACCCAGGGGGTACGGCGGTCTGGGGCTGTCGATGCTCGAACAGGCCGACGTTCTCGAAGAGTCCGGCCGGAGTCTGCTCGGCCCGCTCGTCATGAACTGCGCGGCGCCCGACGAGGGCAACATGACGCTCCTCGAACACGTCGCCACGCCTGCGCAACGCGAGCGGTATCTCCGACCACTGGCCACCGGCGACGTTCGTTCGGCGTTCGCGATGACCGAGCCCGCCCCCGGTGCCGGATCGGACCCCGCGGCGCTCACCACGACGGCCGTGCGCGACGGTGGCGACTGGTTGATCGATGGCGGTAAGTGGCTCATCACCGGCGCCGACGGTGCCTCCTTCTTCATCGTGATGGCACGCACCGGCGCCGACGCCGCGACGATGTTCCTCGTCGACGCCGGCAGTCCCGGTCTGTCGGTCGGTCGGCACATTCCGACCATCGATGCCGGCTTCACCGGCGGGCACTGCGAGGTGGTGTTCGAACGCTGCCGGGTGCCGTCGTCCGCCGTGCTGGGCGAGGTCGACCGCGGCTTCGCGAACGCCCAGGTCCGGCTCGGGCCCGCCCGCCTCACGCACTGCATGCGTTGGCTCGGTGTTGCCCGCCGCGCCCACGAGATCATGCTCGGCTATGTCGTCGAGCGTGAGCTGTTCGGTCACCGGCTGGCCGATCTCGGTCTGGCGCAGCACCTCATCGCCGACAACGAGATCGACATCGCGGCGTCCCGGGCACTGATCCGTACGACCGCCGCGACGTTGGACAAGCACGGGCGCGCGAACAACGAGACGTCGATCGCCAAGACGTTCGTGTCCGAGGCGGTCGGGCGCATCGTCGATCGCTCGGTGCAGTTGTGCGGCGGGCAGGGTGTCTCCCATGACCTACCGCTGGCGCGGTTCCTCGCCGAGGTTCGCCCGTTCCGCATCTACGACGGCCCGTCCGAGGTGCATCGCTGGGCGGTGGCTCGCCGCGCTGTCCGGCGGTACGAGGCCGCCCGACGCGGCGGGCAGGGCAGCGCTGAGTTCGTGACGAGAGACCCGCAGGGAGGGATCCGAGCATGA